From Sediminitomix flava, the proteins below share one genomic window:
- a CDS encoding phenylalanine 4-monooxygenase, whose amino-acid sequence MGTLDKQPRTTMRQDYAKYTSEDLEVWSKLYHRQMKQLPGIAENAFLEGVQKIGFREDKIPNFEEMNKRLQEITGWEVAVVAGLIPNKEFFELLQNKKFPASTWFRKLEELDYLEEPDMFHDVFGHVPILTNHDFCGFLQGLSTIALRHIENEWIIELISRLYWYTVEFGLIETSEGLQVYGAGILSSSGESIYSIESDIPQRVPFDIHDIISTPYIKDRFQEKYWIITSYKQLFDCVEELSEIMDQIAEGSLVIESK is encoded by the coding sequence ATAGGAACACTTGATAAACAACCAAGAACTACTATGAGACAAGATTATGCAAAGTATACTTCTGAAGATTTAGAAGTATGGTCAAAATTGTATCATCGACAGATGAAGCAATTGCCGGGTATTGCTGAAAATGCATTTTTAGAAGGAGTTCAGAAAATTGGATTTAGGGAGGACAAGATTCCTAATTTTGAAGAGATGAACAAACGACTTCAGGAAATCACAGGTTGGGAGGTAGCTGTGGTTGCAGGGCTAATTCCAAACAAAGAATTCTTTGAGTTACTCCAAAACAAGAAGTTTCCGGCTTCTACTTGGTTTCGAAAACTTGAAGAATTAGATTATTTGGAGGAACCAGACATGTTTCATGATGTTTTCGGACATGTTCCAATTCTTACCAATCATGATTTTTGTGGGTTTTTACAAGGGTTGAGTACTATCGCTCTCCGTCACATCGAGAATGAATGGATTATAGAGTTAATCTCAAGACTCTATTGGTATACCGTAGAATTTGGACTAATTGAAACCTCTGAAGGTTTACAGGTCTACGGTGCAGGAATACTCTCGTCAAGTGGAGAGTCTATTTACTCCATAGAAAGTGACATCCCGCAAAGAGTACCTTTTGATATTCATGATATTATTTCTACTCCTTACATCAAGGATAGATTTCAAGAAAAGTACTGGATAATAACATCATACAAGCAACTATTTGATTGTGTTGAAGAATTATCCGAAATCATGGATCAAATAGCAGAAGGTTCTCTGGTTATTGAATCAAAATAA
- a CDS encoding sugar transferase: MKEYKLLLIDDDHFMREFLASFLTEKFEISVLDDANKALKELEDINPDLIIIDLNMPKMDGYTFIQLIKANSELAHFPVMVLSSSEQSSDRIKCLKAGAEDFLLKPFNPEELEIKISKIIEKNNDQNSGNQQKPKTVKKKKSSWIKRAFDIGISFGLLLVLSPILILVAILIRIESPGSVFYTSKRIGSDYKIFDFYKFRSMSNNADAKLSQLSHLNQYANEGVDEDLAEEPVMEDICEDCKLSNGGVCKNEVVKDGQVFCEKVHLHLKKMDEGSAFVKISNDPRVTKIGKFIRNTSIDELPQLFNVLKGDMSLVGNRPLPLYEAEKLTQDEYVKRFRAPAGITGLWQVTKRGKKDMSEEERKELDIEYAKNQSLWLDMKILLMTFPALLQKDDV; encoded by the coding sequence ATGAAAGAATACAAACTACTACTGATTGACGATGACCATTTCATGAGGGAATTCTTGGCATCATTCCTTACTGAAAAATTTGAAATATCAGTACTAGATGATGCAAACAAAGCATTGAAGGAATTAGAGGATATCAATCCAGATCTAATTATTATCGATTTGAATATGCCTAAAATGGATGGCTATACTTTCATCCAACTGATAAAGGCTAATTCTGAACTAGCTCACTTTCCTGTAATGGTACTGTCGAGTAGTGAACAGAGTTCCGATCGTATAAAGTGTTTGAAGGCTGGAGCAGAAGATTTCCTTTTAAAACCGTTCAACCCTGAAGAACTTGAGATTAAGATCTCTAAAATTATTGAAAAGAATAATGATCAAAACTCAGGAAATCAGCAGAAGCCTAAGACGGTAAAAAAGAAGAAATCTTCATGGATTAAGAGAGCTTTTGATATCGGGATTTCTTTTGGGCTACTTCTAGTACTTTCTCCAATACTTATTTTAGTCGCAATCTTAATTCGGATAGAATCCCCAGGTAGTGTGTTTTATACTTCCAAACGCATTGGTTCAGACTACAAGATTTTTGACTTCTACAAGTTTCGTAGTATGTCCAATAATGCTGATGCAAAGCTAAGTCAACTCTCACACCTGAATCAGTATGCAAATGAGGGTGTAGATGAAGATTTGGCTGAAGAACCTGTTATGGAAGACATTTGTGAGGATTGTAAACTTTCGAACGGAGGAGTGTGTAAAAATGAAGTGGTAAAAGATGGGCAAGTTTTCTGTGAGAAAGTACACTTGCACCTCAAGAAAATGGATGAAGGTTCTGCTTTTGTGAAAATCAGCAATGACCCAAGGGTGACAAAGATTGGGAAATTCATCAGAAATACGAGTATCGATGAGTTACCTCAACTATTTAATGTTCTGAAAGGGGATATGTCTTTGGTTGGAAATCGTCCTTTGCCTTTGTATGAAGCAGAAAAATTGACTCAAGATGAATATGTAAAGCGTTTTAGAGCTCCTGCTGGAATTACAGGTCTTTGGCAAGTAACTAAACGCGGAAAGAAAGATATGTCTGAAGAGGAAAGAAAGGAATTGGATATAGAATATGCAAAGAATCAGTCATTATGGCTAGACATGAAAATTCTTCTGATGACCTTCCCTGCCTTGCTACAGAAGGATGATGTTTAA
- a CDS encoding TolC family protein has translation MKQILLSLLLFYSLTSSAQEYSLDKIADRTLLDSLVVRAMGQSNEIKNLLILREQKQEKLKIQRKSWMESFSVGLQFFNFDNTNADLGPQLGILSNVSGGLSLSIYSIFTRKNRVAIAEKDILVTENAIRDSEISVRKDIEDKYLAYLQVLEVLKYRQEALDRLEEQEILLKLKFTKGEATYQDVISVTSAINQTQEALIAAKIEKSRIYRDIKYMTEEMPSIRLEQDQLFEEEGDYEESDEDEW, from the coding sequence ATGAAGCAAATTCTACTCTCACTACTTTTATTTTATTCTCTAACCTCAAGTGCACAAGAATATTCATTAGATAAAATAGCAGATCGTACGCTGTTAGATTCTCTAGTAGTACGTGCTATGGGACAGTCTAATGAGATCAAGAATCTTTTGATTTTAAGAGAACAGAAACAAGAAAAGTTGAAAATTCAGCGTAAAAGTTGGATGGAGAGCTTTAGTGTTGGCTTACAATTCTTCAATTTTGATAATACAAATGCAGATTTAGGACCTCAATTAGGTATTCTATCTAATGTTTCTGGAGGACTATCATTAAGCATTTACAGTATTTTTACTCGTAAAAATCGAGTGGCGATTGCTGAAAAAGATATCCTTGTGACAGAGAATGCCATTAGAGATTCTGAAATCAGTGTTCGTAAAGATATTGAAGATAAATATTTGGCATATCTACAAGTCCTAGAAGTTTTAAAATACCGACAAGAAGCACTTGATCGTCTTGAAGAACAGGAAATTTTATTAAAACTAAAGTTTACCAAAGGTGAAGCGACCTATCAAGATGTAATTAGTGTGACCTCAGCAATCAATCAGACCCAAGAAGCTTTAATAGCAGCTAAAATTGAAAAATCAAGAATCTATCGTGACATCAAGTACATGACTGAAGAAATGCCTTCTATCAGACTTGAGCAAGACCAGTTATTTGAAGAAGAAGGAGATTATGAAGAAAGTGATGAAGATGAATGGTAG
- a CDS encoding GumC family protein has product MIYKILIRAVIKSWKLWMAVPIVAVGLVIFLTRDLEKRYITNARIYVNLQTDGSTSVSGASVKQFEIGIYFDNMIELLKSRNSIEKVRLRILKEALEGKHDFIDFEGYENLKDNDSINHRIEELSVKDQQLDLRNNIDNQIHNLLEDNRCSFEELTENLKVSKIGKSNFLTLTIESENPYKCVYLLELYIDTLINQNKTLGRERISNNRRMIERLLNDSKAKLDEKIKNLESFKIENNIINLGEHTKAIVTQIVNMEVKLVHLKESQAANNEALTHILETLQKDNPGPLEFSNNLRVLSLKDSLVALNADLVINEFTDKEAELKNKKIMILKDRLQTEVVGMLGNTPYDPSTIRQELVNKYITHQIQLEIEKETVPIVEREMQNLVDYAATFAPLESQVSTFDREILIAQEGYLMLLNKFNLAKSIEESTGENEIRLIDSPLLPIKPESTKRAFMVIGAGMGCFVLTITFVILFTLFKMNKDLIVTLFKDEAEATENAEEEGEVENENITGEGDSSSDSSET; this is encoded by the coding sequence ATGATTTATAAGATACTCATTAGAGCTGTTATCAAGTCATGGAAACTTTGGATGGCAGTGCCAATTGTAGCCGTAGGGCTTGTAATTTTCCTCACTAGAGATCTTGAAAAGAGATATATCACAAATGCTCGTATCTATGTAAATCTTCAGACGGATGGAAGTACAAGTGTTTCTGGTGCATCTGTGAAGCAATTTGAAATAGGTATCTACTTTGACAATATGATCGAATTGCTAAAATCTAGGAATTCTATTGAAAAAGTAAGACTTCGAATTTTAAAAGAGGCACTTGAGGGTAAGCATGACTTTATCGACTTTGAAGGTTATGAGAATCTGAAAGATAATGACAGTATCAATCATCGGATAGAAGAACTTAGTGTAAAAGATCAACAGCTAGATCTTAGAAATAACATAGATAATCAGATTCATAATTTACTTGAGGATAATAGGTGCTCGTTCGAAGAATTGACTGAAAATCTTAAAGTTTCAAAGATCGGGAAAAGTAATTTTCTAACGCTTACCATAGAGTCTGAAAACCCCTATAAATGTGTTTATTTACTTGAGCTTTACATTGATACACTCATCAATCAAAATAAAACATTAGGAAGGGAGCGAATCAGTAATAATCGAAGAATGATAGAACGATTGTTGAATGATTCTAAAGCCAAACTTGATGAAAAGATTAAGAATCTTGAAAGCTTTAAGATTGAAAATAATATCATCAATCTAGGAGAACATACGAAAGCTATTGTTACTCAGATAGTAAATATGGAGGTGAAGTTAGTTCACCTAAAAGAGTCTCAAGCGGCAAATAATGAGGCTCTTACTCATATTTTAGAGACATTACAAAAAGATAACCCAGGACCATTAGAGTTTTCAAATAACCTCAGGGTATTAAGCTTAAAGGATAGTTTGGTGGCTCTGAATGCTGATTTGGTGATCAATGAATTTACTGATAAAGAAGCCGAGCTTAAGAATAAAAAAATAATGATTCTTAAAGATCGACTCCAAACAGAAGTGGTAGGTATGTTAGGGAATACACCGTATGATCCTTCTACTATTAGACAGGAATTGGTCAATAAATACATTACTCACCAAATTCAATTAGAAATAGAAAAAGAGACTGTTCCGATTGTAGAACGTGAGATGCAAAATCTAGTGGACTATGCCGCAACTTTTGCTCCTTTAGAGTCTCAAGTCAGTACTTTTGATCGAGAAATATTGATTGCACAAGAAGGGTATTTAATGCTGCTCAATAAGTTTAATCTTGCAAAGTCAATAGAAGAAAGTACAGGAGAAAATGAAATAAGATTGATTGATTCTCCTTTGCTTCCTATTAAACCAGAAAGTACTAAGCGTGCATTTATGGTGATTGGAGCAGGTATGGGCTGCTTTGTTCTTACCATTACTTTTGTGATTCTATTTACTTTATTCAAAATGAATAAAGACTTAATTGTAACACTATTCAAGGATGAGGCTGAAGCCACAGAAAATGCGGAAGAAGAAGGTGAAGTTGAAAATGAAAACATAACAGGGGAGGGCGATAGTAGTTCAGATTCATCAGAAACCTAA
- a CDS encoding glycosyltransferase, with amino-acid sequence MLEGIYYVISIIILFYSFYTFLTLFLGSLYKSERVPKNFKYDYSNWIVFIPAYKPSHQLIQVIEKVKKYSEDITVYVLLQESSEEIRNEVLELDCIVEEKTFKGVVGNPYHEVLRYMCNQLEFWNRSKKLDQKDFIVLLDKDNLVTEDFFKELAFKLEQGYDLVQGRRVAISDASSGEVYDSFSENLNDLMFRASKSLLKGTPELSGSGFVCKRELFQIACQNLDRKAPGMDKNLLIQMMMQKPYPKIVYQPSAILKEEKTAEVEDLKQQRIRWFGNQYFNAIKYVEKLIRRKRWETFDYAVTLWRPPRSVLFALVPFFAGIEILGLVLFPTSFYLLNIASLIFLTLGVIVFATQYPSFLLKFKTLMMKFHKIVLNNLWSVKEGIDKKNQGKFINTKHKV; translated from the coding sequence ATGCTGGAAGGAATTTATTATGTCATTAGCATTATTATTCTCTTTTATAGCTTCTACACCTTCTTGACACTCTTTCTTGGAAGTTTGTATAAGTCAGAGCGTGTACCAAAAAACTTCAAGTATGACTATTCAAATTGGATTGTATTTATACCAGCATATAAGCCAAGTCATCAGCTGATACAAGTAATCGAGAAAGTAAAAAAGTATTCAGAGGATATTACCGTATATGTGCTTCTTCAGGAATCTTCTGAAGAAATTAGGAATGAGGTTTTAGAGCTTGATTGTATTGTAGAAGAAAAAACCTTTAAAGGAGTGGTGGGTAATCCATACCACGAGGTGCTCCGATATATGTGTAATCAGCTTGAATTTTGGAATAGAAGTAAGAAACTAGATCAAAAAGATTTTATTGTTTTATTAGATAAAGATAATTTAGTAACAGAAGATTTCTTCAAAGAATTAGCCTTTAAATTAGAACAAGGGTATGATTTAGTACAAGGAAGAAGAGTCGCTATTTCTGATGCTTCAAGTGGTGAAGTATATGATTCCTTTTCCGAAAACCTGAATGATCTAATGTTCAGAGCGTCTAAATCTTTACTTAAAGGTACTCCCGAGTTAAGCGGTAGTGGTTTTGTATGCAAAAGGGAATTATTCCAAATAGCGTGTCAGAATCTAGACCGTAAAGCTCCTGGAATGGATAAAAATCTGCTTATCCAGATGATGATGCAAAAACCATATCCTAAGATTGTGTATCAACCATCTGCTATTTTAAAGGAAGAGAAGACAGCTGAAGTTGAAGATTTAAAACAGCAAAGAATTCGTTGGTTCGGAAATCAGTATTTCAACGCAATCAAGTATGTAGAAAAGCTGATACGAAGAAAGCGATGGGAGACATTTGATTATGCTGTAACATTGTGGAGACCACCAAGAAGTGTATTGTTCGCTTTGGTTCCATTCTTCGCAGGGATTGAGATTTTGGGATTGGTGTTGTTTCCAACATCATTCTATCTTTTGAATATCGCGAGTCTCATATTCTTGACATTAGGAGTGATTGTTTTTGCAACGCAGTATCCAAGTTTCTTGCTAAAGTTTAAGACGCTCATGATGAAATTCCACAAGATTGTTTTAAATAATCTTTGGAGTGTAAAAGAAGGAATCGATAAGAAGAATCAAGGGAAATTTATCAATACCAAACATAAGGTATAG
- a CDS encoding O-antigen ligase family protein, with protein MKSNANPQKSLIDIVLSPYWVRRWGLALLFFICLGIVYLSSKGVWLIGFLIAGACMGAPVLLATMVNTKVGVYMMVSIAFIMSMFLRLIQGVPIGLLMDFTILLMTVGELLKDIEKREYTFFKTPLSWVVYIWMGWHFLELANPEAASRVAWFYVARPAVGYIMIYFVTYRFLNSRTEIKKLLSLIIFLSFFSGAWGVAQFVFGYFPFEMNYIIQNDAVHLVFIQGRWRSFGTMGSPAHFGVIMAYMVVFCILLIGFKKTFWGRFYYIVVIVTCFMGLVYSGARSGIAVIPLAGATVVGLSKNMKLYVTSLFAGIGLFFVIIMPTDNYHIKRIQSTFKSDEDESFQVREKNKEMIIPWIMAHPMGGGLGSTGVWGQRFSPGTFLANFPPDSGYVRVAVEMGWIGYLLYLLLWGAVLIKTLLMYLKVKDEELRWIAIGIFGALCPLVVVETAQDIVGKLPSNMLFWIWVAMLLRALEIGTIPNRESIYDEPAEDSDK; from the coding sequence ATGAAATCGAATGCTAATCCTCAGAAAAGTTTAATAGACATAGTTCTTTCTCCTTATTGGGTGAGAAGATGGGGATTAGCGTTATTATTTTTCATCTGTTTAGGGATTGTATATCTGTCTTCCAAAGGAGTTTGGTTGATTGGCTTCCTAATTGCAGGTGCTTGCATGGGAGCACCAGTGTTGTTGGCAACAATGGTGAATACCAAAGTAGGAGTGTACATGATGGTGAGTATTGCCTTCATCATGAGTATGTTCCTACGGCTTATTCAAGGTGTTCCTATAGGTCTTCTGATGGATTTTACAATTCTTCTGATGACTGTCGGTGAATTACTGAAAGATATAGAAAAACGGGAGTACACGTTTTTCAAAACACCTCTTTCTTGGGTAGTTTACATTTGGATGGGGTGGCATTTCCTTGAATTAGCAAACCCAGAAGCAGCCTCTCGTGTGGCATGGTTCTATGTAGCAAGACCAGCTGTAGGTTATATCATGATCTACTTTGTGACCTACAGATTTCTTAATTCAAGAACTGAAATAAAGAAATTACTAAGTCTGATCATATTCTTGAGTTTTTTCTCAGGAGCTTGGGGTGTTGCACAGTTTGTCTTTGGATATTTTCCATTTGAAATGAATTATATCATTCAGAATGATGCCGTTCATTTAGTGTTTATTCAAGGACGTTGGCGTTCATTTGGAACGATGGGTTCACCTGCTCACTTTGGGGTTATCATGGCTTATATGGTTGTTTTCTGTATTCTATTAATCGGATTCAAGAAGACATTTTGGGGTAGATTTTACTACATCGTAGTCATTGTAACTTGTTTTATGGGACTTGTTTATTCGGGGGCTAGATCTGGTATTGCAGTGATTCCATTGGCTGGAGCAACAGTAGTAGGTCTATCCAAAAACATGAAGTTGTATGTGACGTCCTTGTTTGCTGGTATAGGATTATTTTTCGTAATCATCATGCCTACAGATAATTACCATATCAAACGGATACAGTCTACCTTTAAAAGTGACGAGGATGAATCTTTTCAAGTAAGGGAAAAAAATAAAGAAATGATTATCCCTTGGATTATGGCTCATCCAATGGGCGGAGGACTGGGGTCTACTGGAGTTTGGGGGCAACGTTTTAGTCCAGGAACATTTCTAGCCAATTTCCCTCCCGATTCGGGCTATGTACGAGTAGCCGTTGAGATGGGGTGGATTGGATATTTATTATACTTACTGCTTTGGGGGGCAGTACTTATAAAAACCCTCTTGATGTATTTGAAAGTAAAAGATGAAGAACTGCGGTGGATTGCTATCGGAATATTTGGGGCATTATGCCCTCTGGTGGTAGTAGAAACTGCTCAAGATATAGTCGGAAAACTCCCGTCCAATATGCTGTTTTGGATTTGGGTCGCCATGCTCTTAAGAGCATTAGAAATTGGAACAATACCTAATCGAGAAAGTATTTACGATGAACCAGCTGAAGACTCTGACAAATGA
- a CDS encoding glycosyltransferase family 4 protein: protein MNQLKTLTNEIDRKGLEDVTMVSCQHFHSGIGNYGFELANNLRKLDLDVTVYKPQKASYNDSHFHDYDWIKGYSYRSLGSLHPYLLPLFIRKKLLFKKASIFHAHWFLSGLALSNFKKPLIVTMHDVSLLHIVESTSRYQDYYRWALRRMIKNRIPIIVVSEQAKQDAIKFANYPEDLVHVVYNGINHQRFFPLDEIPKNDKFRIVYSGGLGKRKNVGLLLHAFKKLEDRFKDIELLIAGAFPERTEYPRLALELGLNNVKFTGYLPDEEMNNFYNSADLMIYPSLYEGFGFAPLEAMVTNTAVLSAKGGALNEVSGKGCETFEYNENDLVEKASFIIENAEERKKLAEKGRKWALSYTWEKSAMDTFQLYQCYS, encoded by the coding sequence ATGAACCAGCTGAAGACTCTGACAAATGAAATAGATCGTAAAGGTCTAGAAGATGTAACTATGGTAAGTTGCCAGCATTTCCATAGTGGTATCGGTAATTATGGATTTGAATTAGCAAACAACTTAAGAAAACTAGATTTAGATGTAACCGTCTATAAACCTCAGAAAGCCTCTTATAATGATTCTCATTTTCATGATTATGATTGGATAAAAGGGTATTCATATCGTTCATTGGGTAGTTTACATCCTTATCTTTTACCGCTTTTCATCAGAAAGAAGTTACTTTTCAAAAAGGCTTCAATCTTTCATGCTCATTGGTTCTTATCTGGTTTGGCTCTTTCTAACTTTAAGAAACCACTTATCGTAACTATGCATGATGTTTCCTTACTTCATATTGTTGAGAGTACTTCAAGGTATCAAGATTATTACAGATGGGCATTGAGAAGAATGATTAAAAATCGAATTCCGATCATTGTAGTATCTGAACAGGCAAAGCAAGATGCGATTAAATTTGCTAACTATCCTGAAGATTTGGTACATGTGGTATATAATGGGATAAATCATCAGAGATTCTTTCCGTTAGATGAGATTCCTAAAAATGATAAATTCAGAATAGTATACTCTGGAGGTTTAGGGAAAAGGAAAAATGTTGGATTATTACTCCATGCTTTTAAAAAGCTCGAAGATCGTTTTAAAGATATTGAACTACTGATTGCAGGTGCTTTTCCAGAAAGAACAGAATATCCGAGATTAGCTTTAGAACTAGGGCTTAATAATGTCAAATTCACAGGATATCTACCCGATGAAGAAATGAATAACTTCTATAATTCGGCAGATTTAATGATTTATCCTTCTTTATATGAGGGATTCGGATTTGCACCTTTGGAAGCAATGGTGACAAATACGGCTGTGCTTTCAGCAAAAGGAGGGGCTTTAAATGAGGTTTCGGGTAAGGGTTGTGAAACCTTCGAATACAATGAAAATGATTTAGTAGAAAAGGCATCTTTTATCATAGAAAATGCTGAAGAACGTAAAAAACTAGCAGAGAAAGGTAGAAAATGGGCTTTATCTTACACTTGGGAAAAGTCGGCTATGGATACTTTTCAACTCTATCAGTGTTACTCGTGA
- a CDS encoding glycosyltransferase family 4 protein, with the protein MNIKYISCLTSNCGIGRYTEELAKSQFESEHEVTLFRKNEGNPDYVKTYPFRSFKGLKHYVAPYFLSNAINNQEADIWHADYVDSATALKWSKHKNKNQKVVVTCHDAIPLRYPNGWVNDQWYRYMLNNTVEIADQIIVVSENSKQDLINLYNVPEEQIKVVYNGINHSFFYPDQEKVKNDIFTIRYVGGLLVSHKNAIALIETAKVLQDRGIEVKIEIGSGAAELTPLPALVEKYKLKNISFEGFVPNNQLRSFLAGADVFLYPSLYEGFGFPPIEAMACGTAVVSSGGGSLREVLRDGAYVTEAEPEMFAEAIIHLIEDSNLKKSLEQKGIKVAQEYTWEKACAQTTKIYNDLLN; encoded by the coding sequence ATGAACATAAAATATATATCATGTTTAACTAGTAATTGTGGTATCGGAAGGTATACCGAAGAGCTAGCCAAAAGTCAATTTGAATCTGAGCATGAGGTGACACTTTTCCGTAAGAACGAGGGAAACCCAGATTATGTGAAAACATATCCTTTTCGTTCTTTCAAAGGGCTAAAACATTATGTTGCTCCATACTTTCTATCAAATGCTATCAATAATCAGGAAGCTGATATTTGGCATGCAGACTATGTAGATTCAGCTACTGCTCTGAAGTGGAGTAAGCATAAAAATAAAAATCAGAAAGTTGTAGTTACTTGTCATGATGCTATTCCTCTTAGGTATCCGAATGGATGGGTAAATGATCAGTGGTACAGATATATGCTGAACAATACAGTAGAGATTGCAGATCAGATCATTGTCGTGTCAGAAAATTCTAAACAAGATTTGATAAATCTTTATAATGTACCAGAAGAACAAATAAAGGTAGTTTATAATGGAATCAATCATTCATTCTTTTATCCAGATCAAGAAAAAGTAAAGAATGATATCTTCACAATACGTTATGTTGGAGGACTTTTGGTGAGTCATAAGAATGCAATTGCATTGATAGAGACGGCTAAAGTTCTTCAAGATAGAGGTATAGAAGTAAAGATAGAAATAGGCAGTGGTGCAGCTGAATTGACACCATTACCTGCTTTGGTAGAAAAATATAAGCTGAAAAATATAAGCTTTGAAGGTTTTGTTCCTAATAATCAGCTCAGATCATTTTTAGCAGGAGCAGATGTATTCCTTTATCCATCTCTTTATGAAGGCTTTGGTTTCCCTCCAATAGAAGCAATGGCTTGTGGAACGGCAGTAGTCTCTTCAGGAGGAGGTTCACTTAGGGAAGTTTTAAGAGATGGTGCTTATGTCACTGAAGCAGAACCAGAAATGTTTGCAGAGGCAATCATTCATCTTATAGAAGACAGCAATTTGAAAAAGTCTTTAGAGCAAAAAGGAATAAAAGTAGCCCAAGAATATACATGGGAAAAAGCTTGTGCTCAGACAACCAAAATTTATAACGATCTACTTAACTAA
- a CDS encoding class I SAM-dependent methyltransferase, which produces MKLRNPKNRFDLQINSKDRVLEIGGGHNPHPRANVIVDKYDDDNTHRSGNLYLGKGQEFIKADGESLPFEDKEFDYVICCHVLEHVPNPIKFLNEMIRVSKRGYIEIPSLMGEFLVPKYSHEWVCLEVENKLCVVRKSDIGMDKQVHNFGDLFLYYLNSFSFPYKVLTELYPNLLTVRIEWNQNLEFEINPEDEAYMSYFNKPWTYEMMQKQFPNDGLAKEFGKFLKASVNIGATYILNRFKGKKRDSVEKIGLQDTNPVVSE; this is translated from the coding sequence ATGAAACTAAGAAACCCTAAAAACCGATTTGACCTTCAGATTAACTCAAAAGATCGTGTACTTGAAATAGGCGGAGGACATAATCCTCACCCAAGAGCCAATGTAATTGTCGATAAATATGATGACGATAATACCCATAGAAGTGGAAATCTGTACTTAGGCAAAGGACAAGAGTTTATTAAGGCTGATGGTGAAAGTCTTCCTTTTGAAGATAAAGAGTTTGATTATGTGATTTGTTGTCATGTGTTGGAGCATGTGCCAAATCCGATCAAATTTCTAAATGAAATGATTCGGGTTTCAAAGAGAGGATATATTGAAATTCCTTCTCTAATGGGCGAGTTTTTAGTACCCAAATATTCTCATGAGTGGGTTTGTCTTGAGGTAGAAAATAAGCTTTGTGTTGTGAGAAAATCAGACATAGGGATGGATAAGCAAGTTCATAATTTTGGGGATTTATTCCTTTACTATCTGAATAGCTTTTCATTCCCTTATAAAGTATTGACAGAGTTGTATCCAAATTTATTGACCGTCAGAATTGAATGGAATCAGAATTTGGAATTTGAAATTAATCCAGAAGATGAGGCTTATATGTCATATTTTAATAAGCCTTGGACGTATGAAATGATGCAAAAGCAATTCCCGAATGATGGATTAGCGAAAGAGTTTGGTAAATTCTTGAAAGCATCTGTAAATATTGGAGCAACCTACATTTTGAATAGATTTAAAGGGAAGAAAAGAGATAGTGTTGAAAAAATTGGTCTTCAAGATACAAATCCAGTAGTTTCTGAATAA